AAAACACAGCGATAAATTTCAAGGATATAGTATGAAACAGCTGAGATTTGTAGGAGTTGGGGGGCAAGGCGTTATTTTAGCAGGGGAAATTTTAGCTGCTGCAAAGATAAAAGATGGTGGATACGGCGTAAAAGCATCAACTTATACTTCGCAAGTTAGAGGCGGTCCAACAAAGGTTGATATTTTACTTGATGATGAAGAGATAAGATATCCATATGCTGATGAAGGAAATATTGATTTTATGTTAGCAACTGCTAATAAAAGCTATCAAATTTACAAAGATGGCTTAAGAAATGGCGGTATAATGGTCATAGAACCCAATTTGGTAACTCCAAGCGATGAAGATAGAAAAAGGTGGCAAATTTATGAAATTCCTATCATATCTATCGCAAAAGATGAAGTTGGAAATGTCATAACCCAAAGTGTTGTTGCTTTGGGTGTGGCTGTAGCTTTAACTGGTGTAATGGATTTAGAGTTAGTAAAAACTAAAATGCTCTCATCTGTTCCAGAAAAAACAAAAGAAATTAATGCCAAAGCTTATGATTTTGGAGTAAAAGCAGCACTGGCTGCAAAATAAATTTAAAAGATAAAGCCATTGTTTTGTATAGATAATAGAAATTTTATAAAATTTAAAATAATCTATTTTGGTGTGTAAAATTTCTATTATTAAATTTAAATTTTATTATATATTTTCATTTAAAAATTGTAAAATTTAGCACT
The sequence above is a segment of the Campylobacter corcagiensis genome. Coding sequences within it:
- a CDS encoding 2-oxoacid:acceptor oxidoreductase family protein — protein: MKQLRFVGVGGQGVILAGEILAAAKIKDGGYGVKASTYTSQVRGGPTKVDILLDDEEIRYPYADEGNIDFMLATANKSYQIYKDGLRNGGIMVIEPNLVTPSDEDRKRWQIYEIPIISIAKDEVGNVITQSVVALGVAVALTGVMDLELVKTKMLSSVPEKTKEINAKAYDFGVKAALAAK